A window of the Branchiibius hedensis genome harbors these coding sequences:
- a CDS encoding L,D-transpeptidase family protein has product MTIRTSAPRESSTTAGALTRRTAIMGAAGVGALGTGLLLTPSAQAQTTQQAAPALVRAAAGRTLKRGMSGGDVKGMQAKLYSLHYWMPGVDGVFGYGTLQAVWAFQKAQGLARTGVWGPAEQAVVGKAKTPAVRHKGSYRIEVDKSRQLLLVGWGGSTARWVFNTSTGANKRFYAWGRWYSGSTPTGTWKIYRRNTSGWVTGALGSMYKPYYVVGGIAIHGSADIPAYNASHGCCRLLPAAQDFLIRSNILYPSRIVSIY; this is encoded by the coding sequence ATGACCATCAGGACCTCTGCACCGCGCGAGTCTTCGACCACAGCGGGTGCCCTCACGCGGCGTACGGCGATCATGGGTGCCGCTGGTGTCGGCGCGCTCGGCACCGGGCTCCTGCTGACTCCCTCCGCGCAGGCCCAGACCACCCAGCAGGCCGCACCGGCACTGGTCCGTGCGGCGGCGGGCCGCACCCTCAAGCGGGGGATGAGCGGCGGCGACGTCAAGGGGATGCAGGCCAAGCTGTACAGCCTGCACTACTGGATGCCCGGCGTGGATGGTGTCTTCGGCTATGGCACGCTCCAAGCCGTGTGGGCCTTCCAGAAGGCCCAGGGGCTGGCTCGCACGGGTGTCTGGGGTCCGGCGGAGCAGGCTGTCGTGGGCAAGGCCAAGACGCCGGCGGTTCGACACAAGGGCAGCTACCGCATCGAGGTGGACAAGAGTCGGCAACTGTTGCTCGTTGGTTGGGGCGGCAGCACCGCTCGGTGGGTGTTCAACACCAGCACCGGCGCCAACAAACGCTTCTACGCCTGGGGCCGCTGGTACAGCGGGTCCACGCCGACCGGCACCTGGAAGATCTACCGCCGCAACACCTCCGGCTGGGTGACCGGTGCGCTGGGGTCGATGTACAAGCCGTACTACGTGGTCGGCGGGATCGCGATCCATGGTTCGGCGGACATCCCGGCGTACAACGCCTCGCACGGTTGCTGTCGGTTGTTGCCAGCGGCGCAGGACTTCTTGATCCGCTCCAACATCCTGTATCCCTCGCGGATCGTCTCGATCTACTGA